A window from Bacteroidota bacterium encodes these proteins:
- a CDS encoding ATP-binding protein: protein MVITDTIKAKSSSLSNAEALLNEIDWFTKIAEARINLYTGQPCEVSDIYELTPPDLSTHDSVYAEFARFYQLGSRERLVLILSLLPHIAPHLLGNIFKNAAKDIDLTAETCFTKSSSTTATLPSAETALFLLAGNDLLNRFDCIQLFGAEHVFKEHNILSLASVSNHDPYLYGQLLLNEEYIDLFTTGKVRKPLFSMEFPARKIVAAMEWEDLVLDNYTRQQLNEIKIWLQHGHHLHNGWGLSKRIKPGYKALFYGPPGTGKTLTAGLLGKLANLDVYRVDLSMVVSKYIGETEKNLEKVFAKAEDKNWILFFDEADALFGKRTSISDAHDKYANQEIAYLLQRLEDYNGLVILSSNMRNNVDEAFGRRLQSIIHFPMPRHKERLQLWQNSFSTKTVFSEDINLDLIAEKFELAGGSIINVVQHASLMALDRGDTTIRKNDLWEGIRKEYIKDGRSV, encoded by the coding sequence ATGGTAATAACTGATACTATAAAAGCAAAATCATCTTCATTGAGCAATGCAGAGGCATTGTTGAATGAGATTGATTGGTTTACGAAAATAGCTGAAGCCAGGATAAATCTCTATACAGGCCAACCATGTGAAGTAAGCGATATTTATGAGTTAACTCCGCCAGACCTATCCACTCATGATTCAGTGTATGCAGAGTTTGCACGTTTTTATCAATTAGGTAGTCGTGAAAGATTGGTATTAATATTATCACTGTTGCCTCATATTGCACCTCATTTGTTGGGAAATATTTTTAAAAACGCAGCGAAGGATATTGATCTAACTGCTGAAACATGTTTTACTAAAAGTAGCTCAACTACTGCTACTTTGCCTTCTGCCGAAACAGCCTTGTTTTTATTGGCAGGGAATGATTTGCTGAACCGTTTTGATTGTATTCAATTATTCGGTGCTGAACACGTTTTTAAGGAACATAATATTCTCTCACTAGCATCAGTAAGTAACCATGACCCCTATCTGTATGGTCAGCTATTACTAAATGAAGAATACATCGATCTATTCACCACAGGTAAAGTCAGAAAACCCTTGTTCAGCATGGAATTCCCGGCGAGGAAGATTGTTGCTGCTATGGAGTGGGAAGACTTGGTATTGGATAACTACACCCGTCAGCAATTGAATGAAATAAAAATATGGCTGCAGCATGGCCACCATTTACACAATGGATGGGGTCTTAGTAAACGGATAAAACCGGGATATAAAGCATTGTTTTATGGACCACCAGGAACAGGCAAAACATTAACAGCAGGGTTGTTGGGTAAGCTTGCAAATCTTGATGTGTATCGTGTGGATTTATCGATGGTTGTTTCAAAATACATAGGGGAAACAGAAAAAAACCTGGAGAAAGTTTTTGCAAAAGCCGAAGACAAAAACTGGATATTATTTTTTGATGAAGCCGATGCATTGTTTGGTAAACGTACTTCTATATCTGATGCGCATGATAAATATGCCAACCAGGAAATAGCCTATCTCCTTCAACGACTTGAGGATTATAATGGCCTTGTAATTCTTTCATCAAATATGCGTAACAATGTTGATGAAGCATTTGGGCGTCGTTTGCAATCCATCATTCATTTTCCTATGCCGAGACATAAAGAGCGGCTTCAATTATGGCAGAACTCATTCAGTACAAAAACTGTCTTTAGTGAGGACATAAACCTTGATCTTATCGCAGAAAAATTTGAATTGGCCGGCGGCTCTATCATCAATGTTGTGCAACATGCATCACTCATGGCATTGGATCGTGGTGATACTACTATCCGTAAAAACGATTTGTGGGAAGGAATAAGAAAGGAATATATCAAAGATGGACGTTCTGTATAA